Genomic segment of Streptomyces longhuiensis:
GAACGCCGGACGGTCGGCCTCCGGGGTGGCTCGGTGCGCCCGGTAACGGGTGGCGGACAGATCGAAACCGCCCCACATCACACCGACCCGGGGGCGATGCCCCTGGAAGGGCGCCTGCCATGTTTCGAGTCCGCCGGCCGCGAGGTTGAACGCCGTCCACATCAGCCGAGCCCTGTCGCCGTCCCAGGTGCGCTCGACCTGATCGTCCTCGAACTTCCTTGGGGCACCCGGGATCTCGCAGATCAACGACGTGCGCGGTGGACGCACACCCAGCCCGGCCACCGCGTCGCAGAACGACGCGTAGAAGGCGGCGAGGGATCCGTCGGACACGGGGACCGTCACCGAGCCCCTGTCGGACTCGACGACCACGTCACTGTCGAGCAGCCGGTAGTGCACGTCGAAGGTCACTCCCTGGCGCCGAAAGGTCGGCGTCCGCAGTCCGCGGGGGGTGACATCGAGAACGATGTTTCCCCAGCCGGCCTCGAAGGGGTCGTCCAGGGTGTACTTGCTCCCGACCTGCACCAGCCGGTTCACGTAGTCGACCATGGGCGCCAGATCCTCGTAGGCCAGCGCCGGCCATGTGTTGAGTCGTTCGCTCATGGAGAGCCTCCCGGCCATTTTCGCACGCAGGTCGGAGAGCTGCCCGCTCGGCGGCGAGGGCTGCCCATCCGGCCAAACCGGCCGTGGTGGGAATGACGCCTTCCGCGATCCGGCGCACGCGCCGCCCCCTTTCTTGGCCTGACCCGCGGCGCCGCGACCAGGGCACGAGGCGAATCCGGCGACCCATCGAGGCCGCACACGGTCCACGCAGAGCACCGCGTACGCGGGCAAACGCAGAGTCTGAAAGTGGATATGCGAAACGCTCTTCGGTGAATTGATGGATTGACCGTTGATCACGGCAGGGAAGGTTCACCGCGCCACCGGCATGCGATCTTCACCGGCTCACCCCGGCATCCGTCGCGTGCCTTCCGTCCGCCCTGAGAGGGGGTGCAGTGATGAAGCTTCTCTTCGCCATCCGCAACAAGGCCGCGGCCCGAAAGTCCCTGAAGGCGAGCGCCTGGTACCTCTGGTACTGATCCGGCGCGCGCCTCCATCCGCCCCCGCTGCGCGGTGACAGCGAGCGTTGCGTCCGACGCCGCCAGTCGTGCAGCGGGGGTTCCGCCCCCACCGCCACCGGAGAACCCGTGTCGCTCACCTCCGCGCCGCGAACGCGCCGTACCGTGTTCGCCCCGCGACTGACAGCCCTCCTCGACGACCACCTGGGCCAGGACGTCTTCCGGCTCGAGAGCGACACCGTCGGAGTGGCCGGACACGACGTAGCGGACCGGATCCTCGCCGCGCGCCGGGCGACGGAGACCGAGCGGCCGACGTTCAAGCCGCTGCACGGCCGCTCGATCTCGCGCAACGAAGCCTCCTCGGTCACCCGGACGACAGGCAACGACGTCCGCGAGGCGCTGAAGCGCCCCTTGCCGCCGGACGTCGACCTGTCGGGTCCTTGGCCTCTGACCGGGCACCTCCTCCTGAGGGACCTCATCCTCGGCCAGGACCCCCTCCGGCTCCGGATGTTGATGAGTCGTAACCTCGAACTGACACCCAAGCTGACCTGGTCCGTGATCGCCGCGGGCGCCGCGCTGCCCGGCTGGCCGCGACCCGGTGCCCACCTCACCGGCCTTGCGGAGCGGGCGGCCGAGGCCGTCGGCTACCAGGAGCGCAGGTACGCGATGGGTGTCTACCGGCGAGCGGCCGCACCGGTGTGTTTCACGGTCTCGACGCTCGTCGCGAATGCGTTGTGGCTCGGCTCCCCCTTCGACGACAGCACGTCGAACCGCAACATCATCTACGAGGCTCTGCGACTGCTGCCGCCCTCGTGGAACATCCTCCGCAACGCCTCCCCGGAGTACCCCGCGATCGACAGCCGGATCCGGGAGGACGACGACGTCCTGCTGCTTCCGCTGCTCTCGCACCGTGACCCGGCCCTGTGGGAGGACGCGCCCGCGTTCCGGCCCGAGCGCTGGGACGAACTCGACCCCGACGCCACGCCGGGATATCTGCCCTTCGGGCATTCCTCTGAGCGTTGCTGGGGACGGCACATGGTGATGCCGCTCGCCGAACTCCTGCTGGACGGGATCCGCGGCGCAGGGCTCGTCGTCGATCCCGACCAGCGGACCGGCAGGGTTCCGCTGCTCGGCCTGCTGGGGGTCGAGGAAGTACGCCTGACGAAGGCGCGAACAGCCTGACGATTGGCGGGGGTTGCCGCAATTCCGTCGAACTCCCTTTGGGAGAACGGTACTTGGTGGTGTTCGGTAGAGGCACCCCCCCATGAGCCATCCGGTCTGACCCGCACGATCGAAGGGCGCCGCCCTAGGGAAGGATGGCGTCGATGTACCCGCCGTCGACCCGCAGCGCACCGCCCGTGGTCGCCGAGGCCAGGTCGGAGCTCAGGTACACCACCATGTTGGCGATCTCCTCGGGTTCGATCAGGCGCTGCAACAGCGACTGCGGGCGGTACTCGCGCATGAAGACGCGCTGCGCCTCGTCCCACGGCAGGTCGCGGTCGACGAGTTGGTACACGAAGTCTTCGACGCCGCCGGTGTGAGTGGGGCCCGCGATGACGCAGTTCACGGTGACGCCCGTCCCCGCGGCGTGCTTGGCGAAGCCGCGGCTGACCGCGAGCAGGGCGGTTTTCGACATGCCGTAGTGGATCATCTCGGCGGGGATCACCACCGCGGAGTCGCTCGCGATGTACTGGACACGCCCCCGGCCGCGTTCGGTCATGCCCGGCAGGTACAGCCGCGTGAGCCGGACGGCGGCCAGCACGTTCACCTCGAAGTAGCGGCGCCATTCGTCGTCCGTGATGTCCAAGGGGTTCTTCGCGTCGAAGATGCCGAGATTGTTGATGAGGATGTCCACGTCAGGCAGCGTTTCCCAGGCGCGTCGAGCGCCCTCCTCGGAACCGACGTCGGCGGCGACCGGAACGAAGTCGCCGTCCGGCACGCCGACTTTGAGCTGCTCGACGGCCGCCTCCACCCTGCCCCGGTCGCGTCCGTTGACTCCGACCCGCGCGCCGGCGCGTGCGAGTCCGGTCGCGATCG
This window contains:
- a CDS encoding DUF5996 family protein; protein product: MSERLNTWPALAYEDLAPMVDYVNRLVQVGSKYTLDDPFEAGWGNIVLDVTPRGLRTPTFRRQGVTFDVHYRLLDSDVVVESDRGSVTVPVSDGSLAAFYASFCDAVAGLGVRPPRTSLICEIPGAPRKFEDDQVERTWDGDRARLMWTAFNLAAGGLETWQAPFQGHRPRVGVMWGGFDLSATRYRAHRATPEADRPAFMQNAARDEYVSVGFTFGDAKSPNASVYAYIWPQPDGLEGRTWGVDGATWNPDAGLALLPWATLRETADPRQAVVAFGDAVYEAAVQTAGWPADLIGPRCDGWRMSTTPPAAVGGRDQ
- a CDS encoding cytochrome P450; translated protein: MSLTSAPRTRRTVFAPRLTALLDDHLGQDVFRLESDTVGVAGHDVADRILAARRATETERPTFKPLHGRSISRNEASSVTRTTGNDVREALKRPLPPDVDLSGPWPLTGHLLLRDLILGQDPLRLRMLMSRNLELTPKLTWSVIAAGAALPGWPRPGAHLTGLAERAAEAVGYQERRYAMGVYRRAAAPVCFTVSTLVANALWLGSPFDDSTSNRNIIYEALRLLPPSWNILRNASPEYPAIDSRIREDDDVLLLPLLSHRDPALWEDAPAFRPERWDELDPDATPGYLPFGHSSERCWGRHMVMPLAELLLDGIRGAGLVVDPDQRTGRVPLLGLLGVEEVRLTKARTA
- a CDS encoding tryptorubin family RiPP precursor: MKLLFAIRNKAAARKSLKASAWYLWY
- a CDS encoding SDR family NAD(P)-dependent oxidoreductase, whose amino-acid sequence is MHLDLSGRTALVTGSTQGIGAAIATGLARAGARVGVNGRDRGRVEAAVEQLKVGVPDGDFVPVAADVGSEEGARRAWETLPDVDILINNLGIFDAKNPLDITDDEWRRYFEVNVLAAVRLTRLYLPGMTERGRGRVQYIASDSAVVIPAEMIHYGMSKTALLAVSRGFAKHAAGTGVTVNCVIAGPTHTGGVEDFVYQLVDRDLPWDEAQRVFMREYRPQSLLQRLIEPEEIANMVVYLSSDLASATTGGALRVDGGYIDAILP